From Priestia aryabhattai, one genomic window encodes:
- a CDS encoding YqzM family protein, protein MNQFEESVQSKRNDAVDSAVGFGVSFGFFTALFVIATVIHYLGS, encoded by the coding sequence ATGAACCAATTTGAAGAAAGTGTCCAAAGTAAACGCAACGACGCTGTCGATTCTGCCGTAGGATTTGGTGTTTCATTTGGCTTTTTCACTGCCTTATTTGTTATTGCAACTGTGATTCACTACTTAGGTTCGTAA